The proteins below are encoded in one region of Halichoerus grypus chromosome X, mHalGry1.hap1.1, whole genome shotgun sequence:
- the UPF3B gene encoding regulator of nonsense transcripts 3B isoform X1 gives MKEEKEHRPKEKRVTLLTPPGATGSGGGASGDSTKGEDKQDRNKEKKEALSKVVIRRLPPTLTKEQLQEHLQPMPEHDYFEFFSNDTSLYPHMYARAYINFKNQEDIILFRDRFDGYVFLDNKGQEYPAIVEFAPFQKAAKKKTKKRDTKVGTIDDDPEYRKFLESYAADNEKMTSTPETLLEEIEAKNRELIAKKTTPLLSFLKNKQRMREEKREERRRREIERKRQREEERRKWKEEEKRKRKDIEKLKKIDRVPERDKLKDEPKIKVHRFLLQAVNQKNLLKKPEKGDEKELDKREKAKKLDKENLNDERASGQSCTLPKRSDGEPKDEKPKRPEEESGRDYRERERDYERDQERILRERERERERLKRQEEERRRQKERYEKEKAFKRKEEELKKEKEAVRDKGKKTESTESVGSSEKTEKKEEVVKRDRIRNKDRPAMQLYQPGARSRNRLCPPDDSTKSGDSAIEKKQESGISHRKEGGEE, from the exons atgaaggaggagaaggagcatAGGCCTAAAGAGAAGCGAGTAACCCTGTTGACTCCCCCGGGGGCCACAGGCAGCGGCGGTGGGGCTTCGGGGGACAGCACCAAAGGGGAAGATAAGCAGGATCGaaataaggagaagaaagaggcgCTGAGCAAG GTGGTAATTCGGAGATTACCTCCCACTTTGACCAAGGAGCAGCTTCAGGAACATCTTCAGCCTATGCCGGAGCatgattattttgagtttttttctaaTGATACtag TCTGTATCCTCATATGTATGCCAGAGCATACATCAACTTTAAAAACCAAGAGGACATTATTTTGTTCAGGGATCGCTTTGATGGTTATGTATTCCTTGACAATAAAG GTCAGGAATATCCTGCTATAGTAGAATTTGCACCTTTTCAAAAAGCTGCAAAAAAGAAGACTAAGAAAAGAGATACCAAAGTTGGGACTATCGATGATG atccagaatatagaaaattTTTGGAAAGTTATGCTGCAGATAATGAGAAAATGACATCTACTCCAGAGACACTGCTAgaggaaatagaagcaaaaaatAGAGAATTAATAG CTAAAAAGACAACCCCACTTTTGAGCTTCCTGAAAAACAAGCAG agaatgagagaagaaaaaagagaagaaagaaggaggcgagaaatagaaaggaaaagacaaagagaagaagagaggaggaaatggaaagaagaagaaaaacgaAAAAGGAAAGATATAGAAAAGCTAAAGAAGATAGACAGAGTTCCAGAAAGGGACAAATTAAAGGATGAACCAAAGATTAAG GTACACAGGTTTCTGTTACAAGCTGTGAATCAGAAAAAT CTActcaagaagccagaaaaaggagatgaaaaagaattagataaaagagaaaaagccaagAAACTGGACAAAGAGAATCTGAATGATGAAAGAGCCAGTGGGCAGAGTTGTACACTGCCCAAGCGCTCTGATGGCGAACCTAAAGATGAAAAGCCTAAGAG GCCCGAAGAGGAGAGTGGCAGAGACTACAGGGAGCGGGAGCGGGACTATGAGCGAGACCAAGAGCGCATCctgcgggagagggagagggagagggagaggctgaaGCGGCAGGAAGAGGAGCGCCGCAGGCAGAAGGAGCGCTACGAGAAGGAGAAggcttttaaaagaaaggaagaagaattgaaaaaagagaaagaagcggTTCGGGATAAAGGAAAGAAGACTGAAAGTACAGAATCAGTAGGCAGCtcagaaaaaactgaaaagaaagaggaagtggtTAAGAGAGATCGCATAAGAAACAAG gatcGCCCAGCAATGCAGCTTTACCAACCAGGAGCTCGAAGCCGAAATCGACTCTGTCCGCCTGATGACAGCACCAAGTCTGGAGATTCAGCAAtagaaaaaaagcaggaaagtggtattagccatagaaaagaaggaggagaggagtga
- the UPF3B gene encoding regulator of nonsense transcripts 3B isoform X2: protein MKEEKEHRPKEKRVTLLTPPGATGSGGGASGDSTKGEDKQDRNKEKKEALSKVVIRRLPPTLTKEQLQEHLQPMPEHDYFEFFSNDTSLYPHMYARAYINFKNQEDIILFRDRFDGYVFLDNKGQEYPAIVEFAPFQKAAKKKTKKRDTKVGTIDDDPEYRKFLESYAADNEKMTSTPETLLEEIEAKNRELIAKKTTPLLSFLKNKQRMREEKREERRRREIERKRQREEERRKWKEEEKRKRKDIEKLKKIDRVPERDKLKDEPKIKLLKKPEKGDEKELDKREKAKKLDKENLNDERASGQSCTLPKRSDGEPKDEKPKRPEEESGRDYRERERDYERDQERILRERERERERLKRQEEERRRQKERYEKEKAFKRKEEELKKEKEAVRDKGKKTESTESVGSSEKTEKKEEVVKRDRIRNKDRPAMQLYQPGARSRNRLCPPDDSTKSGDSAIEKKQESGISHRKEGGEE from the exons atgaaggaggagaaggagcatAGGCCTAAAGAGAAGCGAGTAACCCTGTTGACTCCCCCGGGGGCCACAGGCAGCGGCGGTGGGGCTTCGGGGGACAGCACCAAAGGGGAAGATAAGCAGGATCGaaataaggagaagaaagaggcgCTGAGCAAG GTGGTAATTCGGAGATTACCTCCCACTTTGACCAAGGAGCAGCTTCAGGAACATCTTCAGCCTATGCCGGAGCatgattattttgagtttttttctaaTGATACtag TCTGTATCCTCATATGTATGCCAGAGCATACATCAACTTTAAAAACCAAGAGGACATTATTTTGTTCAGGGATCGCTTTGATGGTTATGTATTCCTTGACAATAAAG GTCAGGAATATCCTGCTATAGTAGAATTTGCACCTTTTCAAAAAGCTGCAAAAAAGAAGACTAAGAAAAGAGATACCAAAGTTGGGACTATCGATGATG atccagaatatagaaaattTTTGGAAAGTTATGCTGCAGATAATGAGAAAATGACATCTACTCCAGAGACACTGCTAgaggaaatagaagcaaaaaatAGAGAATTAATAG CTAAAAAGACAACCCCACTTTTGAGCTTCCTGAAAAACAAGCAG agaatgagagaagaaaaaagagaagaaagaaggaggcgagaaatagaaaggaaaagacaaagagaagaagagaggaggaaatggaaagaagaagaaaaacgaAAAAGGAAAGATATAGAAAAGCTAAAGAAGATAGACAGAGTTCCAGAAAGGGACAAATTAAAGGATGAACCAAAGATTAAG CTActcaagaagccagaaaaaggagatgaaaaagaattagataaaagagaaaaagccaagAAACTGGACAAAGAGAATCTGAATGATGAAAGAGCCAGTGGGCAGAGTTGTACACTGCCCAAGCGCTCTGATGGCGAACCTAAAGATGAAAAGCCTAAGAG GCCCGAAGAGGAGAGTGGCAGAGACTACAGGGAGCGGGAGCGGGACTATGAGCGAGACCAAGAGCGCATCctgcgggagagggagagggagagggagaggctgaaGCGGCAGGAAGAGGAGCGCCGCAGGCAGAAGGAGCGCTACGAGAAGGAGAAggcttttaaaagaaaggaagaagaattgaaaaaagagaaagaagcggTTCGGGATAAAGGAAAGAAGACTGAAAGTACAGAATCAGTAGGCAGCtcagaaaaaactgaaaagaaagaggaagtggtTAAGAGAGATCGCATAAGAAACAAG gatcGCCCAGCAATGCAGCTTTACCAACCAGGAGCTCGAAGCCGAAATCGACTCTGTCCGCCTGATGACAGCACCAAGTCTGGAGATTCAGCAAtagaaaaaaagcaggaaagtggtattagccatagaaaagaaggaggagaggagtga